From Sphingopyxis sp. MWB1, a single genomic window includes:
- a CDS encoding efflux RND transporter permease subunit, whose translation MISAIVNFAVARRWFVLLATLIAAIIGGWALSRLPIDAVPDITNNQVQINVRAPALSPEQVERQVAFPIETALAGVPGLESTRSLSRNGFAQVTAVFTDATDIYFARQQVAERLRAVEERLPPGTSPEMGPIATGLGEVYMWTVHLAHRGDEAHRPGEPGMQPDGSYITPEGERLVTEADQATYLRSVQDWIVAPLLKTVPGLAGVDTIGGYVKQYQVVPDVQRLAALGLSLADLAGALEANNRAIGAGIVNRNGEGLSVRSDARIGGAEDLAATVIATRGGVPITLDQVARVRTGQAIRTGSASENGREVVVGTAVMRIGENSREVAQRVAARLEEINASLPADIVIQPVLDRTGLVNATIRTVAKNLTEGALLVIVILFLLLGNFRAALIAALVIPITMLLTSFGMLKGGVSANLMSLGALDFGLIVDGAVIIVENALRRIGLRQHELGRPLHREERLATVAAAAREMIRPSVYGQAIIILVYVPLLMLSGVEGKTFTPMALTVIIALAAAFILSLTFVPAMLAIWLSKPVEEKEGRIMVWLGHHYAPRLDQAMARPRVTMAAGVAALLMAAGAYAALGQEFLPQLDEGDLTAQLVRVPGTSVEQSQAMQLRVERTLSKLDEVEFVFSKTGTAELASDPMPPNISDTFIIMKDRREWPNPRLSKADLTRKVENRLDLLPGQTVEISQPIQMRFNELIAGVRGDIAVKIFGDDADAMAATANKVADILRATRGAVDVRVEQTEGLPMLDIRPRRDAMARLGVSAATLQETVAAAVGGRDAGEIFEGDRRFAVTIRLTDDLRADLAALGQLPVPLASGAFVPLDSVADLVVTEGPNQISRENGKRRVVVQANVRGRDIAGVVADARGQIAQQLRLPPGQYLEWGGQFENLASARARLALVVPACFALILLLLYGALGSVRDAAIVFTGVPLALVGGAVSLLLRGMPFSISAAVGFIALSGIAVLNGLVMVTSIQHLMAEGVARAQAAREGALTRLRPVVMTALVASLGFVPMALASGAGAEVQKPLATVVIGGLISATLLTLFVLPTLYARYGGSASGERKEERGG comes from the coding sequence ATGATATCCGCCATCGTCAATTTCGCCGTCGCGCGGCGCTGGTTCGTGCTGCTCGCCACCCTTATCGCTGCGATCATCGGCGGCTGGGCGCTCAGCCGCCTGCCTATCGACGCGGTCCCCGACATCACCAACAATCAGGTGCAGATAAATGTCCGTGCACCCGCCTTGTCGCCCGAACAGGTGGAACGACAGGTCGCCTTTCCCATCGAAACCGCGCTTGCAGGGGTGCCGGGACTCGAAAGCACGCGTTCGCTCAGCCGTAATGGCTTTGCGCAGGTGACGGCGGTGTTCACCGACGCCACCGATATATATTTCGCGCGCCAGCAGGTCGCCGAACGTCTCCGCGCAGTGGAAGAGCGCCTGCCTCCGGGCACCAGTCCCGAAATGGGGCCGATCGCCACGGGGCTGGGGGAGGTCTATATGTGGACCGTCCATCTGGCCCATCGCGGCGACGAGGCCCACCGTCCTGGCGAGCCGGGCATGCAGCCCGACGGCAGCTATATCACGCCAGAGGGCGAGCGGCTCGTGACCGAGGCCGATCAGGCCACTTATTTGCGCAGCGTGCAGGACTGGATCGTCGCGCCGCTGCTCAAGACGGTTCCCGGCCTCGCAGGCGTCGACACCATCGGCGGCTATGTCAAACAATATCAGGTGGTGCCTGATGTCCAGCGCCTCGCCGCGCTGGGACTCAGCCTTGCCGATCTTGCCGGGGCGCTGGAGGCGAACAACCGCGCCATCGGCGCCGGGATCGTCAATCGCAATGGCGAGGGGCTTTCGGTGCGCTCCGATGCGCGTATAGGCGGGGCGGAGGACTTGGCCGCAACGGTCATCGCGACGCGCGGCGGAGTGCCGATCACGCTCGATCAGGTGGCGCGCGTCCGCACCGGTCAGGCCATTCGCACTGGCTCTGCGTCGGAAAATGGCCGCGAGGTTGTTGTCGGCACGGCGGTCATGCGGATCGGGGAGAACAGTCGGGAGGTCGCGCAGCGCGTCGCCGCGCGGCTGGAGGAGATCAACGCATCGCTCCCGGCCGACATTGTGATCCAGCCGGTTCTCGACCGCACGGGTCTCGTCAATGCGACGATCCGCACGGTGGCGAAAAATCTGACCGAGGGGGCCTTGCTCGTCATCGTCATCCTGTTCCTGCTGCTCGGCAATTTCCGGGCGGCGCTGATTGCCGCGCTCGTCATCCCCATCACGATGCTGCTCACCAGCTTCGGCATGCTGAAAGGCGGGGTGTCGGCCAATTTGATGAGTCTTGGTGCGCTCGATTTCGGCCTGATTGTCGATGGCGCGGTGATCATCGTCGAAAATGCGCTGCGCCGCATCGGGCTGCGCCAGCATGAACTGGGCCGTCCGCTTCACCGGGAAGAACGGCTGGCGACGGTTGCTGCGGCGGCGCGGGAGATGATCCGCCCCTCGGTCTATGGTCAGGCGATCATCATCCTCGTCTATGTGCCGCTGCTGATGCTCAGCGGGGTGGAAGGAAAGACCTTCACCCCCATGGCGCTCACCGTCATCATCGCGTTGGCCGCTGCCTTCATCCTGTCGCTGACCTTCGTGCCCGCCATGCTCGCCATCTGGCTCTCGAAACCGGTGGAGGAGAAGGAGGGGCGCATCATGGTTTGGCTTGGCCATCATTATGCTCCTCGGCTTGATCAGGCGATGGCGCGTCCGCGCGTCACCATGGCAGCGGGGGTGGCCGCGCTGCTGATGGCGGCGGGGGCCTATGCCGCGCTGGGCCAGGAATTTCTGCCCCAGCTGGATGAAGGCGACCTGACGGCGCAGCTTGTCCGCGTGCCGGGTACTTCGGTCGAACAGAGCCAGGCGATGCAGCTTCGCGTCGAACGCACGCTGTCGAAGCTCGACGAGGTAGAATTTGTCTTTTCAAAGACCGGCACCGCCGAACTCGCCTCCGATCCCATGCCCCCCAATATCTCAGACACCTTCATCATCATGAAGGACCGGCGCGAGTGGCCGAACCCCCGCCTGTCCAAGGCGGACCTGACGCGGAAGGTAGAAAACCGGCTCGATCTGCTCCCTGGCCAGACGGTGGAGATCAGCCAGCCGATCCAGATGCGCTTCAACGAATTGATCGCAGGGGTGCGCGGCGACATTGCCGTCAAGATATTCGGCGATGATGCGGATGCCATGGCCGCCACGGCCAACAAGGTCGCCGATATATTGCGCGCGACAAGGGGCGCGGTCGATGTCCGCGTCGAGCAGACCGAAGGCCTGCCGATGCTCGACATACGCCCCCGCCGCGATGCTATGGCGCGGCTCGGCGTATCGGCAGCAACGCTGCAGGAAACGGTCGCGGCGGCAGTCGGCGGGCGCGATGCGGGCGAGATATTTGAAGGGGACCGGCGCTTTGCGGTCACCATCCGCCTGACCGACGATCTCCGCGCCGACCTTGCTGCACTCGGCCAGCTTCCGGTCCCGTTGGCTTCCGGCGCTTTTGTCCCCCTAGACAGTGTCGCCGATCTCGTCGTCACCGAGGGTCCCAACCAGATCAGCCGCGAAAATGGCAAGCGGCGTGTCGTGGTTCAGGCCAATGTGCGCGGCCGCGATATCGCCGGGGTCGTTGCCGATGCCCGGGGGCAGATAGCGCAGCAACTGCGCCTGCCCCCCGGTCAATATCTCGAATGGGGTGGGCAGTTTGAAAATCTCGCCTCGGCGCGTGCGCGGCTGGCGCTGGTCGTACCGGCCTGTTTCGCGCTGATCCTGCTGCTTCTCTATGGCGCTTTGGGCAGCGTGCGGGATGCCGCCATTGTTTTTACCGGCGTGCCGCTGGCGCTGGTCGGCGGGGCCGTGTCGCTGTTGTTGCGCGGCATGCCCTTTTCCATATCGGCGGCGGTCGGCTTCATTGCGCTGTCGGGCATTGCGGTACTTAACGGTCTGGTGATGGTCACCTCCATTCAGCATCTGATGGCAGAGGGCGTGGCGCGGGC
- a CDS encoding efflux RND transporter periplasmic adaptor subunit → MKKNPLRVMLPLSLSLALWGCSADTKPLPPKEKEKKAAAENQGVVALTPAQIATAGIEVTRPTAGGAGELTLPATIEGDPQALQAVSAAIGGRVVALHYNLGQTVRRGATLALIESREAAALRAEVEAAEARATLARSELAREERLLRLKVSPERDLLAARNAMTEANIALRLARQQLAAAGAGGGALNRIAIVAPISGQIVSRSAVLGQTVAADAELFRVANLSRVAVRLSLTTQDAGKVSIGMPLEISAGNRRARTNLSFLSPVLDESTRLVSAVAILDNRSGLWRPGENISAALPIGPAGGTVRIDESALQQIEGRTMVFARIPQGFRALPVRLVSRGGGSAVVEGLSTGEEIATKGSFVLKAELRKGEAGHGGH, encoded by the coding sequence ATGAAGAAAAATCCTTTGCGGGTGATGCTCCCGCTCAGCCTGTCGCTCGCCCTTTGGGGATGCAGCGCCGATACCAAGCCGCTACCTCCGAAAGAAAAAGAGAAGAAAGCTGCGGCGGAAAATCAAGGGGTGGTCGCTCTCACGCCCGCGCAAATCGCGACGGCGGGCATAGAGGTCACACGGCCCACCGCCGGGGGAGCAGGCGAGCTGACGCTTCCGGCCACCATAGAGGGCGACCCGCAGGCGCTGCAGGCAGTCTCGGCCGCCATCGGGGGGCGTGTCGTCGCGCTCCATTATAATCTGGGGCAAACTGTACGACGCGGCGCAACCCTCGCGCTTATCGAAAGCCGCGAGGCAGCCGCCCTTCGCGCGGAAGTGGAAGCGGCAGAGGCCAGAGCCACTCTGGCGCGCTCCGAACTCGCGCGTGAAGAGCGCCTGCTTCGCCTCAAAGTCTCTCCCGAACGTGATTTGCTCGCCGCGCGCAACGCGATGACGGAGGCGAATATCGCGCTTCGGCTCGCGCGGCAGCAGCTTGCGGCGGCAGGTGCGGGGGGCGGTGCGCTGAACCGCATTGCCATTGTTGCACCGATCAGCGGACAGATCGTCTCGCGCAGTGCGGTGCTTGGCCAGACCGTCGCCGCCGATGCGGAGCTTTTCCGTGTGGCCAATTTGTCGCGCGTCGCCGTCCGCCTGTCGTTGACAACCCAGGATGCCGGAAAAGTCAGCATCGGCATGCCGCTCGAGATATCGGCAGGGAACCGCCGTGCCAGGACCAACCTCAGCTTCCTGTCGCCGGTGCTCGATGAGAGCACGCGGCTTGTGTCCGCCGTCGCCATACTCGACAACCGCAGCGGCCTCTGGCGCCCCGGAGAGAATATCAGCGCGGCTTTACCTATCGGCCCTGCGGGCGGCACCGTGCGGATTGATGAAAGCGCACTGCAACAGATTGAGGGGCGCACGATGGTCTTCGCGCGAATCCCCCAGGGGTTTCGCGCGCTTCCCGTTCGACTGGTCTCGCGCGGCGGTGGCAGCGCCGTCGTCGAAGGCCTGTCGACCGGTGAAGAGATAGCGACCAAAGGCAGTTTCGTTCTCAAGGCCGAACTCCGCAAGGGCGAAGCCGGACATGGGGGGCACTGA
- a CDS encoding TolC family protein gives MKVYYAAFLAAPLCVVAAQAQPGAPVSGEAVLTLEEALARAEALSPLADAARAEVEAAEIASEVAALRPNPSLSIEAENALGTGPYRGFDESETAIALTLPLELGGKRGARMAGAAAEMRRAKVDRAIARADLRLAISLAYAGAIAAERRAAIAEDQLAITAENLRIARDRVMVGANSPIDEQRAALEQQRARGEAAIARRNVQAARTALAQYIGDVAGQPLDWRWFDRALQGGIGPALPPDIDAGATLALAAAATDRDLAEAGVRLAQSQRIPDLTLSAGRRRMQATGDQAMIFGLSVPLPLFNGGRTAVSEARARRNRAEALYRAARLEAEQALAAAMADRDRAAAALEAATPALAAAQEAARIARIGYAEGKFDQMVLLDAERSLLQTRADAVGAALDFHTAAARLVRLATRLPGAGDKMP, from the coding sequence ATGAAAGTATATTATGCGGCCTTTCTGGCCGCACCGCTTTGCGTCGTGGCGGCGCAGGCGCAACCGGGCGCGCCGGTCTCGGGAGAGGCGGTGTTGACGCTCGAAGAGGCGCTCGCGCGCGCCGAAGCCCTGTCTCCCTTGGCCGATGCGGCCCGGGCGGAGGTGGAGGCGGCTGAAATCGCGAGCGAGGTTGCGGCGCTCCGGCCCAATCCCTCACTCTCCATCGAAGCCGAAAATGCGCTTGGCACGGGACCCTATCGGGGTTTTGACGAAAGCGAGACAGCCATCGCGCTTACCCTGCCGCTCGAACTGGGCGGCAAGCGCGGGGCTCGCATGGCAGGCGCAGCGGCAGAGATGCGCCGCGCAAAGGTCGATCGCGCGATTGCGCGCGCCGACCTGCGTCTTGCCATTTCCCTGGCCTATGCCGGGGCCATTGCCGCTGAACGGCGCGCGGCCATTGCGGAGGATCAGCTGGCGATCACGGCTGAAAATCTCCGCATTGCGCGCGATCGCGTCATGGTTGGCGCCAATTCGCCGATTGACGAACAGCGCGCCGCGCTCGAACAACAGCGCGCGCGGGGGGAGGCCGCCATTGCCCGGCGCAATGTGCAGGCGGCGCGAACCGCACTCGCTCAATATATCGGTGATGTCGCAGGCCAACCGCTCGACTGGCGCTGGTTCGATCGCGCGCTGCAAGGGGGGATAGGCCCGGCGCTTCCGCCCGATATCGACGCTGGTGCCACGTTGGCGCTGGCCGCTGCCGCCACGGACAGGGATTTGGCCGAAGCGGGCGTGCGCCTCGCGCAAAGCCAGCGCATCCCCGACCTGACGCTCAGCGCGGGGCGGCGGCGCATGCAGGCCACGGGCGATCAGGCGATGATCTTTGGTCTCTCGGTCCCGCTGCCGCTGTTCAACGGCGGACGGACGGCGGTGTCGGAGGCGCGTGCGCGGCGCAACCGAGCCGAGGCGCTCTACCGCGCCGCGCGGCTGGAGGCGGAGCAGGCGTTGGCGGCGGCGATGGCCGACCGCGACCGCGCGGCAGCGGCGCTGGAAGCCGCCACTCCCGCGCTCGCCGCCGCGCAGGAAGCGGCTCGCATCGCCCGCATCGGTTATGCCGAGGGCAAGTTCGACCAGATGGTTCTGCTCGATGCCGAGCGCAGCCTGCTTCAGACCCGCGCGGATGCCGTCGGCGCCGCGCTCGATTTTCACACCGCCGCTGCCCGTCTTGTGCGGCTGGCCACGCGCCTTCCCGGCGCCGGAGATAAAATGCCATGA
- a CDS encoding efflux RND transporter periplasmic adaptor subunit — MTLKEAAPKRALTWRQAVMALALIAFLFLSLFVWRGWRNAAPAEAAQPPTAVAAMVVQPRAIPAALEAVGSLRAVQEVMLAPEVAGRVTAIRFRPGAHVRAGTPLVQLYDGPERADRAAALARVELARLDLARTRELVPTGAESQALLDQRRAEYAQAMAAVRQIDARIAQKRVAAPFSGQIGVRKINKGQYLNPGDPVASLTALDRLYADFTVPQQQLAQLKIGGTVRLTSDAWPEHEFTARVSTIEPRIGEDSRNVLVQAILPNPGHRLRPGMHVSVALELPPEKNALLVPMTAVQTSASGDSVTVIRGPRAQREGKAEMVPVTTGRRIGDHVVITKGLKGGDVVVTEGQIRVQPGAPVRVTRTPPAPTAAKAAAAKE; from the coding sequence ATGACCTTGAAAGAGGCCGCGCCAAAGCGTGCCCTGACATGGCGGCAGGCCGTAATGGCGCTGGCGCTGATCGCCTTTCTCTTCCTCTCTCTGTTTGTCTGGCGCGGGTGGCGCAATGCTGCCCCGGCGGAGGCTGCACAGCCCCCAACCGCGGTGGCGGCCATGGTTGTACAGCCGCGCGCCATTCCCGCCGCACTGGAGGCGGTCGGGTCGCTCCGCGCGGTGCAGGAGGTGATGCTGGCCCCCGAAGTGGCCGGGCGCGTCACCGCCATCCGCTTTCGCCCCGGCGCGCATGTGCGGGCGGGCACTCCGCTTGTCCAGCTTTACGACGGCCCCGAACGTGCTGACCGCGCCGCCGCGCTGGCGCGGGTCGAACTCGCGCGGCTCGACCTTGCGCGCACCCGCGAACTGGTGCCGACCGGGGCCGAATCGCAGGCGCTGCTCGACCAGCGCCGCGCCGAATATGCGCAGGCGATGGCCGCCGTGCGGCAGATTGACGCACGCATCGCGCAAAAGCGGGTCGCAGCGCCCTTTTCGGGGCAGATCGGCGTTCGCAAGATCAACAAGGGGCAATATCTGAACCCCGGCGACCCAGTGGCGTCGCTGACCGCGCTCGACCGCCTCTATGCCGATTTCACCGTGCCGCAGCAGCAACTGGCGCAGTTGAAGATCGGCGGAACGGTACGGCTGACATCGGACGCCTGGCCGGAGCACGAATTTACCGCCCGCGTCAGCACGATCGAACCACGCATCGGCGAGGACAGCCGCAATGTGCTGGTGCAAGCGATATTGCCCAACCCCGGCCATCGGCTGCGCCCCGGCATGCATGTCAGCGTAGCGCTGGAACTGCCGCCGGAGAAAAATGCGCTGCTGGTGCCCATGACCGCCGTTCAGACATCGGCGTCCGGCGACAGCGTGACCGTCATTCGCGGACCCAGGGCGCAGCGCGAAGGCAAGGCCGAGATGGTCCCCGTCACCACCGGGCGCCGGATCGGCGATCATGTCGTGATCACCAAGGGGCTGAAAGGCGGCGATGTCGTCGTCACCGAAGGCCAGATCCGCGTTCAGCCGGGTGCGCCCGTACGGGTGACCCGCACGCCCCCCGCTCCCACCGCCGCCAAGGCCGCGGCTGCGAAGGAATAA